One Nocardia farcinica genomic region harbors:
- a CDS encoding glycosyltransferase family A protein has product MEIDVLVPTRNRPTELATTLSGLAAQDFPDFGVIVSDQSDDAPSYDTPAARTMARVLRRHGHPVRFGSHCPPRGMAEHRAHLLAQSRARYVLFLDDDVWLEPDTVRRMHASITEWGCGLVGCAVQGLSYLSDFRPHELEPFERWRGRPEPEHIVRGEPAWERWRLHNAANPTHLGEAVATEPGARVPYKIAWVGGCVLYDRAALVETGGFDFWTELPPQHSGEDVLAQLRVLARYGGAGILPSGAVHLESPTTVRERPVEAYEIVPPDFWPERAVRGGRSARP; this is encoded by the coding sequence ATGGAGATCGATGTTCTCGTCCCGACCCGCAATCGCCCGACCGAGCTCGCCACGACCCTGTCCGGCCTTGCCGCCCAGGATTTTCCGGATTTCGGCGTGATCGTCAGCGACCAGTCCGACGACGCGCCCAGCTACGACACGCCCGCGGCCCGGACGATGGCCCGGGTGCTGCGCAGGCACGGACACCCGGTGCGGTTCGGCAGCCACTGCCCACCGCGCGGCATGGCCGAGCATCGCGCCCACCTGCTGGCGCAGTCGCGGGCGCGGTATGTGCTGTTCCTCGACGACGACGTGTGGCTCGAACCCGACACGGTGCGCCGGATGCACGCGTCCATCACCGAATGGGGGTGCGGCCTGGTCGGCTGCGCGGTGCAGGGTTTGTCCTACCTGTCGGATTTCCGCCCGCACGAACTGGAGCCGTTCGAACGGTGGCGCGGGCGGCCCGAACCCGAGCACATCGTGCGCGGCGAACCTGCCTGGGAGCGCTGGCGACTGCACAACGCCGCCAACCCCACGCACCTGGGCGAGGCGGTGGCCACCGAGCCGGGCGCCCGGGTGCCCTACAAGATCGCCTGGGTGGGCGGCTGCGTGCTCTACGACCGCGCGGCGCTGGTGGAGACCGGCGGGTTCGACTTCTGGACCGAGTTGCCCCCGCAGCACAGCGGCGAGGACGTGCTCGCCCAGCTGCGGGTGCTGGCCCGCTACGGCGGCGCCGGGATCCTGCCCAGCGGCGCCGTGCATCTGGAGTCCCCGACCACGGTGCGCGAGCGCCCGGTCGAGGCCTACGAGATCGTGCCGCCGGACTTCTGGCCGGAGCGGGCGGTGCGCGGCGGGCGCTCGGCGCGCCCGTGA
- a CDS encoding GlsB/YeaQ/YmgE family stress response membrane protein, with product MLGLGIIGWIIIGGLAGWIASKIMKTDAQQGILLNIVVGVIGGLLGGFLLKLLGVDVEGGGLWFSFFTCLGGAVILLFLVGLVTGRRGAMR from the coding sequence ATGCTCGGTCTCGGAATCATCGGGTGGATCATCATCGGCGGTCTGGCGGGCTGGATCGCCAGCAAGATCATGAAGACCGACGCTCAGCAGGGCATCCTGCTCAACATCGTGGTCGGCGTCATCGGCGGTCTGCTCGGTGGTTTCCTGCTGAAGCTGCTGGGCGTCGACGTGGAGGGCGGCGGCCTGTGGTTCAGCTTCTTCACCTGCCTGGGCGGTGCGGTGATCCTGCTGTTCCTGGTCGGCCTCGTCACCGGCCGACGCGGCGCCATGCGCTGA
- a CDS encoding manganese catalase family protein yields MFIHNKDLQFEVRVDRPDPRFATLLQEQFGGANGELKAAMQYFSQAFVLRRKHPKMYDLFMDIATEEFSHLEIVGSMITMLLDGLNDDLKQANERCDWMPTVAGSDGRDEAIHQVAADPLFFALRGGGPDVGNSAGVPWSGSYVNSNGEPSVDLRSNLAAESRAKIVYEYLKQFTDDPGVQDTLSFLMTREVAHFQQFTAALNELPVNFPPGQLPGDDRFQNLAFNMSNGSASARGPWNEGRGPWPEGMQWRYIEDPAGQWLGSDERANRGPQDNPQGEPAVHGSKPFTHEQHMPQ; encoded by the coding sequence ATGTTCATCCACAACAAAGACCTACAGTTCGAGGTGCGCGTGGACCGGCCGGATCCGCGGTTCGCGACACTGTTGCAGGAGCAGTTCGGCGGCGCGAACGGGGAATTGAAAGCCGCCATGCAGTATTTCAGCCAGGCGTTCGTGCTGCGGCGCAAACACCCGAAGATGTACGACCTGTTCATGGACATCGCGACCGAGGAGTTCAGTCACCTCGAGATCGTCGGATCCATGATCACCATGCTGCTCGACGGGCTCAACGACGATCTGAAGCAGGCCAACGAGCGCTGTGACTGGATGCCAACGGTGGCCGGTTCGGACGGACGGGACGAGGCGATCCACCAGGTCGCCGCCGATCCGCTGTTCTTCGCCCTGCGTGGTGGTGGCCCCGATGTGGGCAATTCGGCGGGCGTGCCGTGGTCGGGTTCCTATGTGAATTCCAACGGGGAACCGTCGGTCGATCTGCGCAGCAATCTCGCGGCCGAATCCCGGGCGAAGATCGTCTACGAATATCTCAAGCAGTTCACCGACGATCCCGGCGTGCAGGACACGCTGTCGTTCCTGATGACCCGGGAGGTGGCGCACTTCCAGCAGTTCACCGCCGCGCTGAACGAACTGCCGGTGAACTTCCCGCCCGGACAGCTGCCCGGCGACGACCGGTTCCAGAACCTGGCCTTCAACATGTCCAACGGGTCGGCCAGTGCGCGCGGGCCCTGGAACGAGGGCCGCGGACCGTGGCCGGAAGGCATGCAGTGGCGCTACATCGAGGACCCGGCGGGGCAGTGGCTGGGCAGCGACGAGCGGGCGAACCGCGGCCCCCAGGACAACCCGCAGGGTGAGCCGGCGGTGCACGGCAGCAAGCCGTTCACCCACGAACAGCACATGCCGCAATAG
- a CDS encoding TetR/AcrR family transcriptional regulator, with protein sequence MDLRRVQQAAVTLFATKGFAATGIRELGAEAGINSATLYHYVGSKEALLAMIIRSCLDELMEAGTRALRRSADPVAQLAGLVAAHVGITAVNQLTARVAEYEMRALTDANRGELQRMRDEYEMLFGQVLERGARVGLFDIDDPAMCRLAILEMCTGVAHWYRPGGRLALVDVQRYFVRSACRLVAVDPGELDGVDYLQDTRRLDSEPEARSADVWGTGAAAR encoded by the coding sequence ATGGACCTGCGGCGTGTGCAGCAAGCGGCGGTGACGCTCTTCGCCACCAAGGGGTTCGCCGCGACCGGAATCCGCGAACTCGGTGCCGAGGCGGGGATCAACTCGGCGACGCTGTACCACTACGTCGGCAGCAAGGAAGCGCTGCTGGCCATGATCATCCGGTCCTGCCTGGACGAACTCATGGAGGCGGGCACCCGCGCCCTGCGCCGCAGCGCCGATCCGGTGGCGCAACTGGCCGGCCTGGTCGCCGCACATGTCGGCATCACCGCGGTGAATCAACTGACCGCGCGGGTGGCCGAATACGAGATGCGCGCGCTCACCGATGCCAATCGCGGCGAGCTGCAACGGATGCGCGACGAATACGAAATGCTCTTCGGCCAGGTGCTCGAACGCGGCGCGCGGGTCGGCCTGTTCGACATCGACGACCCGGCGATGTGCCGGCTGGCCATTCTCGAGATGTGCACCGGGGTGGCCCACTGGTACCGGCCCGGCGGCCGTCTCGCGCTGGTGGACGTCCAGCGGTATTTCGTCCGGTCCGCCTGCCGATTGGTCGCGGTGGACCCCGGCGAACTCGACGGGGTGGATTACCTGCAGGACACCCGTCGCCTCGACAGCGAACCCGAGGCCCGCTCGGCCGACGTATGGGGTACCGGCGCCGCCGCCCGCTGA
- a CDS encoding MFS transporter — protein sequence MQVELSAPPATVDRPALRRVAGSVLVGTTIEWYDFQIYGASAAVVFAPLFFSGVEPWLATILSFATFAVGFVARPLGGIVMGHFGDRIGRKKMLVVALLLMGAATFAVGLLPTSQQIGMWAPVLLVVLRLIQGFGVGGEWGGAVLTAVEYAPKNRRGFYGSMPQVGVPAGLLLATGVMFGTRAVTGDQFLVWGWRIPFLLSIVLVALGLYIRVALAETPSFTRVKQTGAEVEVPLADAFRTYPRQIVLAAGSMISTGAYFYILNTYSLTYADQFDLLSGNLMLVAVMVSAAVAVIFIPVFGQISERYGRRRILMVGIGGMGVWIFAAFAAIDTGNFALTTGALAVGALMLSISYGPQATFIAELFDARVRYSASSISFQIGVLLGGAIAPMVAATLVAKTGTSFTVALYIAVLSAISLASVYFVRESDLRRGSTDMFIDDDGVYRPVAQ from the coding sequence ATGCAGGTCGAACTGTCTGCACCGCCGGCCACCGTCGATCGGCCCGCGCTTCGGCGCGTGGCCGGATCGGTGCTCGTCGGCACCACCATCGAGTGGTACGACTTCCAGATCTACGGCGCGTCCGCCGCCGTGGTGTTCGCGCCCTTGTTCTTCTCCGGCGTCGAGCCCTGGCTGGCCACCATCCTGTCGTTCGCCACCTTCGCGGTGGGTTTCGTGGCCCGGCCGCTCGGCGGCATCGTCATGGGACATTTCGGTGACCGGATCGGCCGCAAGAAGATGCTGGTGGTGGCGCTGCTGCTGATGGGCGCCGCAACCTTCGCGGTCGGCCTGCTGCCCACCTCCCAGCAGATCGGCATGTGGGCGCCGGTGTTGCTGGTGGTGCTGCGGCTGATCCAGGGATTCGGGGTCGGCGGCGAGTGGGGCGGCGCGGTGCTCACCGCGGTCGAGTACGCCCCGAAGAACCGCCGCGGCTTCTACGGTTCCATGCCGCAGGTCGGCGTGCCCGCCGGACTGCTGCTGGCCACCGGCGTCATGTTCGGCACGCGCGCGGTGACCGGCGACCAGTTCCTGGTGTGGGGATGGCGGATTCCGTTCCTGCTCAGCATCGTGCTGGTGGCGCTCGGCCTCTACATCCGCGTCGCGCTCGCCGAGACCCCGTCGTTCACGCGGGTGAAGCAGACCGGCGCCGAGGTCGAGGTTCCGCTGGCGGATGCCTTCCGCACCTACCCCCGCCAGATCGTGCTCGCCGCCGGGTCGATGATCAGCACCGGCGCCTACTTCTACATTCTCAACACCTACAGCCTCACCTACGCCGACCAATTCGATCTGCTCTCCGGCAATCTCATGCTGGTCGCCGTCATGGTGTCGGCGGCGGTGGCGGTGATCTTCATTCCCGTCTTCGGCCAGATCTCCGAGCGCTACGGCCGTCGCCGGATCCTGATGGTGGGTATCGGCGGCATGGGCGTGTGGATCTTCGCCGCCTTCGCCGCGATCGATACCGGCAACTTCGCGCTGACCACCGGCGCGCTCGCGGTCGGCGCACTCATGCTCAGCATCTCCTACGGTCCGCAGGCCACCTTCATCGCCGAATTGTTCGACGCCAGGGTCCGCTACAGCGCGTCCTCGATCAGCTTCCAGATCGGGGTGCTGCTCGGCGGCGCGATCGCGCCGATGGTGGCGGCCACGCTCGTCGCCAAGACCGGCACGTCGTTCACCGTGGCGCTGTATATCGCGGTGCTGTCGGCGATTTCGCTGGCGAGTGTCTACTTCGTCCGGGAATCGGATCTGCGCAGGGGCAGCACGGACATGTTCATCGACGACGACGGCGTGTACCGCCCCGTCGCGCAGTGA
- a CDS encoding MaoC family dehydratase, whose product MISKPFEDIRVGDTETTAWRTVTEEYVRDFAELTWDRHPLHLDPEYARRTRFGERIAHGALMIATLLGLVELHPAYLQCFYGLDEVRFLAPTRLGDRVHVVSEVVGIRPRPDGEAAVVTCRGSLINQDGTTVFTGLFSLLVAGRAHAIERQEVAR is encoded by the coding sequence TTGATTTCCAAGCCCTTCGAGGATATTCGCGTCGGTGACACCGAGACCACCGCGTGGCGCACGGTGACCGAGGAATATGTCCGCGATTTCGCCGAGTTGACCTGGGATCGGCACCCGCTGCACCTGGATCCGGAGTACGCGCGGCGGACCCGGTTCGGGGAACGGATCGCCCACGGCGCGTTGATGATCGCCACCCTGCTCGGCCTGGTGGAATTGCATCCGGCCTATCTGCAGTGCTTCTACGGCCTCGACGAGGTGCGCTTCCTCGCCCCGACCCGCCTGGGCGACCGCGTGCACGTCGTCTCGGAGGTGGTCGGCATCCGGCCCCGCCCGGACGGCGAAGCCGCCGTGGTCACCTGCCGTGGCTCGCTGATCAACCAGGACGGCACGACGGTGTTCACCGGCCTGTTCTCGCTGCTGGTCGCCGGACGCGCGCACGCCATCGAGCGACAGGAGGTGGCCCGGTGA
- a CDS encoding AMP-binding protein produces MNAAPRHRWWQDLDAEPFTWHVPDEFNIAHACLDVQRPDDTALIVDTGDTSTRHSFGEVAALSRRFAAALREFGLAAGDRIGVMVPQGLEVLTAHLGAFRAGMVTVPLSVKFGGDAVAHRLRDSGARVLVVDADCFARVRDGLTDVPSLAAVLVVGDVPAGQAMVRSFAETLTAATEDTHTAATGPDTPAIIIYTSGTTGRPKGALHGHRVLLAHMPGVRTAFENAPQPGDVFWTPADWAWIGGLFDVLFPALALGCPVVATPGAFTPDRALAVMRAHRITAAFLPPTALKQMRSAGVDRAAATGTHLRALASGGESLGQALQHWVHDTFGAPVNEFYGQTEMNLTVGTARTRWSAEPGSMGRAFPGFTVTVLDDTGAPAPPGETGEICVAAGNPGQFLGYWNQPGTTAEKVHDGWIHTGDLGRADTAGNLWYQGRLDDVISSAGYRIGPGEIEECLLTHPAVAMAAVIGVPDDLRGEAVHAFVVPTDGVTGTDDLRRALQDHVKSRLAFYQYPRRITFLDELPMTTTGKILRRELRHLAADG; encoded by the coding sequence GTGAACGCCGCACCGCGCCATCGGTGGTGGCAGGACCTCGACGCCGAACCGTTCACCTGGCACGTGCCCGACGAGTTCAACATCGCCCACGCCTGCCTGGATGTCCAGCGGCCGGACGACACCGCCCTGATCGTCGACACCGGCGACACCAGCACCCGGCACAGCTTCGGTGAGGTGGCCGCGCTCAGCCGCCGGTTCGCCGCCGCCCTGCGCGAGTTCGGCCTGGCCGCCGGCGACCGGATCGGCGTCATGGTGCCGCAGGGCCTCGAGGTGCTCACCGCACATCTGGGTGCGTTCCGGGCCGGGATGGTCACCGTGCCGCTGTCGGTGAAGTTCGGCGGCGACGCGGTCGCCCATCGGCTGCGCGATTCGGGCGCGCGCGTGCTCGTCGTCGACGCCGACTGCTTCGCCCGCGTCCGCGACGGCCTCACCGACGTCCCGTCGCTCGCCGCGGTCCTGGTCGTCGGCGACGTCCCGGCCGGGCAGGCGATGGTGCGGTCGTTCGCCGAAACACTCACGGCCGCTACCGAAGACACCCACACCGCGGCGACCGGCCCGGACACCCCGGCGATCATCATCTACACCTCGGGCACCACCGGACGCCCCAAGGGCGCCCTGCACGGGCACCGCGTCCTGCTCGCCCACATGCCGGGCGTGCGCACCGCTTTCGAGAACGCGCCGCAGCCCGGCGACGTGTTCTGGACACCGGCGGACTGGGCGTGGATCGGTGGGCTGTTCGACGTCCTGTTCCCCGCCCTGGCCCTGGGCTGCCCCGTGGTCGCCACCCCCGGCGCCTTCACCCCCGACCGCGCCCTCGCGGTCATGCGCGCCCATCGCATCACCGCCGCGTTCCTCCCGCCGACGGCGCTCAAGCAGATGCGCAGCGCCGGTGTCGACCGCGCCGCCGCCACCGGCACGCACCTGCGGGCGCTGGCCAGCGGCGGCGAATCCCTCGGCCAGGCACTGCAACACTGGGTGCACGACACCTTCGGCGCACCCGTCAACGAGTTCTACGGCCAGACCGAGATGAACCTCACCGTCGGCACCGCCCGCACCCGGTGGAGCGCCGAACCCGGCTCGATGGGACGCGCGTTCCCCGGTTTCACCGTGACCGTCCTCGACGACACCGGCGCCCCGGCGCCACCCGGCGAGACCGGCGAAATCTGTGTGGCCGCGGGCAATCCGGGGCAGTTCCTCGGCTATTGGAACCAACCCGGCACGACCGCCGAGAAGGTCCACGACGGCTGGATCCACACCGGCGACCTCGGGCGCGCCGACACCGCGGGCAACCTCTGGTATCAGGGCCGCCTCGACGATGTGATCTCCTCCGCCGGTTACCGCATCGGGCCGGGCGAGATCGAGGAATGCCTGCTCACCCACCCCGCCGTGGCGATGGCGGCCGTCATCGGCGTCCCCGATGATCTGCGCGGTGAAGCCGTGCATGCCTTCGTCGTCCCCACCGACGGCGTCACCGGCACCGACGACCTGCGCCGCGCACTCCAGGACCACGTCAAATCCCGGCTTGCCTTCTACCAGTATCCGCGCCGGATCACCTTCCTCGACGAACTGCCGATGACCACCACCGGGAAGATCCTCCGCCGCGAACTACGGCACCTGGCGGCCGACGGGTGA
- a CDS encoding SDR family oxidoreductase: MSRIWFITGASRGLGRAFTEAALRAGDRVVGAARDVAPLADLAAEYPDRLVPLALDVTDRAAVFAAVERTVARVGRLDIVVNNAGAMLLGMVEEATEEQIRAHFDVNLFGALWVTQAVLPHLRNQGGGRLLQITTMGTGGGFPMVGLYAAGKSALDSVSEAVAMEAEQFGVQVTIVQMGGYDTGLFTLGTTATTPDPRYQRLRDELTEMWGDDAGPAPETAAPVLLRLVDLPNPPRRLIVGSDSFDLVQQNLRDRAAGYREWEHLSRAVAG, from the coding sequence ATGAGCCGCATCTGGTTCATCACGGGCGCGTCGCGAGGCCTGGGCCGGGCGTTCACGGAAGCGGCGCTGCGGGCGGGTGATCGGGTGGTCGGCGCGGCGCGCGATGTCGCACCGCTCGCCGATCTCGCCGCGGAGTATCCCGACCGGCTGGTCCCGCTCGCGCTCGACGTCACCGACCGCGCGGCCGTCTTCGCGGCGGTCGAGCGGACCGTCGCACGCGTCGGACGGCTCGACATCGTGGTCAACAACGCCGGGGCCATGCTGCTGGGCATGGTGGAGGAGGCGACGGAGGAACAGATCAGGGCCCACTTCGACGTCAACCTGTTCGGGGCGCTCTGGGTGACCCAGGCGGTGCTGCCCCACCTGCGGAACCAGGGCGGCGGGCGGCTGCTGCAGATCACCACGATGGGCACCGGCGGCGGTTTCCCGATGGTCGGGCTGTACGCGGCCGGTAAGTCGGCGCTGGACTCGGTGAGCGAGGCCGTGGCGATGGAGGCCGAACAGTTCGGCGTGCAGGTCACCATCGTCCAGATGGGCGGCTACGACACCGGCCTGTTCACCCTGGGCACCACCGCCACCACCCCCGACCCGCGGTATCAGCGGCTGCGCGACGAACTCACCGAGATGTGGGGCGACGACGCCGGCCCCGCGCCGGAGACCGCCGCACCCGTCCTGCTGCGGCTGGTGGACCTGCCGAATCCGCCGCGGCGGCTGATCGTCGGGTCCGATTCCTTCGACCTGGTCCAGCAGAACCTGCGGGACCGGGCGGCCGGCTACCGCGAGTGGGAGCACCTCAGCCGTGCCGTCGCGGGCTGA
- a CDS encoding TetR/AcrR family transcriptional regulator yields the protein MVKQPDPTRRSERSRQAILTAARELVAETGYAKLSIEAIAARAGVGKQTIYRWWPSKGAVVLDAVLALSRSGPEQSMALPDTGDLAADLRTVMRATVAEFADPAFEKPIRALNREIIDDPDLAARYRETLADPVDEAKKARLRSAQRAGQLAADVDLDLALELLYAPLYQRWLLRTGPLTPDYADALVDAFLKAMRPDAG from the coding sequence ATGGTCAAACAGCCCGATCCCACCCGCCGCAGCGAGCGGTCCCGGCAGGCGATCCTCACCGCGGCGCGCGAACTCGTCGCCGAGACGGGATACGCCAAACTCTCCATCGAGGCCATCGCCGCACGCGCCGGGGTCGGCAAACAGACGATCTACCGCTGGTGGCCCTCGAAGGGCGCGGTGGTCCTGGACGCCGTGCTGGCGTTGAGCCGCAGCGGTCCCGAGCAGAGCATGGCGCTGCCCGACACCGGCGATCTGGCGGCCGACCTCAGAACGGTCATGCGGGCCACGGTGGCCGAATTCGCCGATCCGGCCTTCGAGAAGCCGATCCGGGCGCTCAACCGCGAGATCATCGACGACCCCGACCTCGCCGCCCGCTACCGCGAGACATTGGCGGACCCGGTGGACGAGGCCAAGAAGGCCCGGCTGCGCAGCGCCCAGCGCGCCGGTCAGCTCGCCGCCGACGTCGACCTCGACCTGGCCCTGGAACTGCTCTACGCGCCGCTGTATCAGCGCTGGCTGCTGCGCACAGGCCCGCTCACCCCGGACTACGCCGACGCCCTGGTGGACGCCTTTCTCAAAGCCATGCGCCCGGACGCCGGCTGA
- a CDS encoding lipase family protein has protein sequence MPARLGRRRPAYLVRSTVLVAAAIALVCTVFPVSAGAAPNLADPFYAPPPGYEATAPGTILRTRAIDVGFFQAVAMQVDGWQVLYRTTRADGSPYSAVTTVLKPRHGGPPAALLSFQNMTDAVAPHCVPSQALQRGAVPWLDPGRPGPVTLTTMAAETPLVAAALARGWVVSVPDYGGVDNHFLAAREPGYVVLDGIRATAAFGPTGLPGPDTRALLWGYSGGGIATGWAAQEQPGYAPELTLAGAALGAPVGDFRAGIATANGKPVDGALLPVALMGMAEGSAEFAAALNRYLTPAGQEKVRAAAAHCTPQNLLANLGFDASAHLTVPLAEVFADPVISAAVDAAELGSAAPTAPLYVYNAVGDDISTIDGVGALVDAYCRAGTAVTFRQEQLPMPVSAHTVEWGLGAPGALAWLEQRAHDSAVPSGCDIRAVPATLLAPEALDALGSGIIAGSMRQLLGF, from the coding sequence ATGCCCGCACGTCTCGGTCGCCGCCGCCCCGCGTACCTGGTGCGCTCGACCGTGCTGGTCGCCGCGGCGATCGCCCTGGTGTGCACGGTGTTCCCGGTGTCGGCGGGGGCCGCGCCGAATCTCGCGGATCCCTTCTACGCCCCGCCGCCGGGGTACGAGGCGACGGCGCCGGGCACGATTCTGCGGACCCGCGCGATCGATGTCGGGTTCTTCCAGGCCGTCGCGATGCAGGTCGACGGGTGGCAGGTGCTGTACCGGACGACGCGGGCCGACGGCAGCCCGTACAGCGCGGTCACGACGGTGCTGAAACCCCGGCACGGGGGACCCCCGGCCGCGCTGCTGTCGTTCCAGAACATGACCGATGCCGTTGCGCCGCACTGCGTGCCGTCGCAGGCCCTGCAGCGGGGCGCGGTGCCGTGGCTCGATCCGGGCCGGCCGGGGCCGGTCACGCTCACCACGATGGCGGCGGAGACGCCGTTGGTGGCCGCGGCGCTCGCGCGCGGCTGGGTGGTGTCGGTGCCCGACTACGGCGGTGTGGACAACCACTTCCTCGCCGCGCGCGAACCCGGCTATGTCGTTCTCGACGGCATCCGCGCCACCGCCGCGTTCGGTCCGACGGGCCTGCCCGGCCCCGACACCCGCGCGCTGCTGTGGGGATACTCCGGCGGCGGCATCGCCACCGGATGGGCGGCGCAGGAGCAGCCGGGCTACGCACCGGAGCTGACCCTGGCCGGTGCGGCGCTGGGCGCACCGGTCGGCGACTTCCGCGCCGGGATCGCCACGGCGAACGGCAAACCCGTCGACGGCGCGCTGTTGCCCGTCGCGTTGATGGGCATGGCCGAGGGTTCGGCCGAGTTCGCCGCCGCGCTGAACCGGTATCTCACGCCCGCGGGGCAGGAGAAGGTGCGCGCCGCCGCGGCCCACTGCACACCGCAGAACCTGCTCGCCAATCTCGGCTTCGACGCGTCCGCGCACCTCACGGTGCCACTGGCCGAGGTCTTCGCCGATCCGGTGATCAGCGCCGCCGTCGACGCCGCCGAACTCGGGTCGGCGGCGCCCACCGCGCCGCTGTATGTCTACAACGCCGTCGGCGACGACATCAGCACCATCGACGGGGTGGGCGCGCTGGTCGACGCCTACTGCCGCGCGGGCACCGCCGTCACCTTCCGCCAGGAGCAACTGCCGATGCCGGTGTCGGCGCACACGGTCGAATGGGGGCTGGGCGCACCGGGTGCGCTCGCCTGGCTGGAACAGCGCGCGCACGACTCCGCGGTGCCGAGCGGGTGCGACATCCGGGCCGTCCCCGCCACGCTGCTGGCGCCCGAGGCGCTCGACGCGCTCGGGTCCGGGATCATCGCCGGGTCGATGCGCCAGCTGCTCGGGTTCTGA
- a CDS encoding MFS transporter — protein MSLRTSAPVGAPRRPRVHPAWWVAAVAFLALLGAAGFRGAPGALMVPLHHEFGWSMSVMSLAVSINLVLYGLVAPFAAALMDRFGIRQVVSAALLLVALGAGGSVFMTASWQLLVCWGLLIGTGTGAMALVFAATIANRWFVRRRGLVMGVLTAGAATGQLVILPPVAALADRVGWRPASLVIGGAALVVAPLVWWVLRDHPDDRGVAPYGADPGTHVAAPRTGGGAVRRAIDGLVFAARHRAFWALALAFAICGATTNGLVGIHFIPSAHDHGMPATTAAGLLAAVGVFDIAGTIASGWLTDKFDPRALLVGYYGFRGLGLLVLPLLLAQHVHPSMILFVVLYGLDWVATVPPTAALCRDIFGDRGTIVFGWVFASHQLGAAAAAFGAGVIRDRFGSYTYAWLAGAALCVLAAGVSVLARPPRSRPVV, from the coding sequence ATGTCGCTGCGTACTTCCGCGCCCGTCGGCGCGCCCCGCCGCCCACGGGTCCACCCGGCCTGGTGGGTGGCCGCCGTCGCGTTCCTCGCGCTGCTCGGCGCGGCGGGGTTCCGCGGCGCACCCGGCGCGCTGATGGTGCCGTTGCATCACGAATTCGGCTGGTCGATGAGCGTGATGTCGCTGGCGGTGAGCATCAACCTGGTGCTCTACGGGCTGGTCGCCCCGTTCGCCGCGGCGTTGATGGACCGGTTCGGCATCCGGCAGGTCGTCTCGGCGGCGCTGCTGCTGGTGGCGCTCGGCGCGGGCGGCAGCGTGTTCATGACCGCCTCCTGGCAGCTGCTGGTGTGCTGGGGGCTGCTGATCGGCACCGGCACCGGCGCGATGGCGCTGGTGTTCGCCGCGACCATCGCCAACCGCTGGTTCGTGCGCCGCCGCGGGCTGGTCATGGGCGTGCTCACCGCGGGCGCCGCCACCGGCCAGCTGGTCATCCTGCCGCCCGTCGCCGCGCTCGCCGATCGTGTCGGCTGGCGGCCGGCCTCGCTGGTGATCGGTGGCGCGGCGCTGGTCGTCGCCCCGCTCGTGTGGTGGGTGCTGCGCGATCACCCCGACGACCGTGGCGTCGCACCCTACGGCGCCGATCCGGGCACCCACGTCGCCGCGCCCCGCACCGGCGGCGGCGCGGTCCGGCGGGCGATCGACGGCTTGGTCTTCGCCGCCCGGCACCGCGCCTTCTGGGCACTGGCCCTCGCGTTCGCGATCTGCGGCGCGACCACCAACGGTCTGGTCGGCATCCACTTCATCCCGTCGGCCCACGACCACGGCATGCCCGCCACCACCGCCGCCGGGTTGCTCGCCGCCGTCGGGGTGTTCGACATCGCGGGCACCATCGCCTCCGGCTGGCTCACCGACAAGTTCGACCCGCGCGCACTCCTGGTGGGCTACTACGGCTTCCGCGGCCTCGGCCTGCTCGTGCTGCCGCTGTTGCTCGCCCAGCACGTGCACCCCAGCATGATCCTGTTCGTCGTCCTCTACGGCCTCGACTGGGTCGCCACCGTGCCGCCCACCGCGGCCCTGTGCCGCGACATCTTCGGCGACCGCGGCACCATCGTCTTCGGCTGGGTCTTCGCCTCGCACCAACTCGGCGCCGCCGCAGCCGCGTTCGGCGCGGGCGTGATCCGCGATCGCTTCGGCAGCTACACCTACGCCTGGCTGGCCGGCGCCGCCCTCTGCGTCCTCGCCGCGGGCGTGTCCGTCCTCGCCCGCCCACCCCGCTCCCGACCGGTGGTGTGA